A single window of Chitinophaga sp. XS-30 DNA harbors:
- a CDS encoding DinB family protein, with protein MTTTEAYLQTWTEARTRFTGLLKDIKEEDLKKKLINTRNSAGFLIRHIGDVELLFAKNVFGAADLMVSAKTVIAQHDTGEWVNPGELLEYQQLAFDTLKAIIAQQTDDDWQRPITTREFGTKTKAEALGRIISHTAYHAGQLSLTLKYG; from the coding sequence ATGACAACTACCGAAGCATACCTGCAAACATGGACAGAGGCCCGCACAAGGTTTACCGGGCTGTTGAAAGATATAAAGGAAGAAGATCTGAAGAAGAAACTGATCAATACCAGGAATAGCGCGGGTTTTCTCATCCGGCATATTGGGGATGTGGAATTATTGTTTGCTAAAAATGTATTTGGCGCAGCGGATCTGATGGTATCTGCAAAAACTGTCATTGCACAACATGATACGGGCGAATGGGTAAACCCGGGCGAGCTGCTGGAGTATCAGCAACTTGCTTTTGATACGCTGAAGGCGATCATTGCGCAGCAAACGGATGACGATTGGCAGCGACCTATAACCACCAGGGAGTTTGGTACAAAGACCAAAGCGGAAGCCCTTGGCAGAATAATTTCTCATACCGCCTATCATGCAGGGCAGTTATCACTTACCCTGAAGTATGGATGA